In the Acropora muricata isolate sample 2 chromosome 10, ASM3666990v1, whole genome shotgun sequence genome, one interval contains:
- the LOC136931682 gene encoding uncharacterized protein isoform X2, whose protein sequence is MSNARLHLIIQFPVLENLSLAKNKAVVNMRQKEFSYCLQRNLLSPHVQEVHVLFERNEVTRFIKAQNFSMNWKLVFHFLGRRMRYKDAFGYASNVLLQKNTIIMNGDCYIDKGFELLDEGILNNKTMYALTRHETPENVRYCDQKDFCGSKSTYIGSHDAWLFRLKAPFSENFLSQVDYLPNMMGIEQVLIYNLRKHEGFMLRNPCKLLHIVHYHCSNLRNYKERYTKGKRVDKWNHILSGINMSPFLTYKFCFYFVLGKGGTLRRSIMHLPTCF, encoded by the exons ATGTCAAATGCTCGATTGCATTTGATTATTCAGTTTCCTGTCCTCGAAAATCTTTCTCTTGCCAAAAACAAGGCTGTAGTTAATATGCGACAGAAAGAATTCAGTTACTGCCTCCAACGAAATTTACTCAGTCCTCAT GTGCAGGAAGTTCATGTCCTATTTGAACGTAACGAGGTAACTCGTTTTATCAAAGCGCAGAACTTCAGCATGAACTGGAAACTGGTGTTTCATTTCCTCGGTCGGCGAATGCGGTACAAAGATGCATTTGGCTACGCCTCTAATGTCCTATTACAAAAAAATACGATAATTATGAATGGAGATTGCTACATTGATAAAGGATTTGAGCTTCTAGACGAGGGGATcttgaacaataaaacaatgtaTGCATTAACAAGACATGAAACTCCAGAAAACGTCCGCTATTGCGATCAAAAAGATTTCTGCGGCTCCAAGTCTACCTACATTGGATCCCATGATGCATGGTTGTTCCGCCTAAAAGCTCCATTTTCTGAAAACTTTCTCAGTCAGGTCGACTACTTGCCAAATATGATGGGGATTGAGCAAGTTTTGATTTACAACCTAAGAAAACATGAGGGATTTATGCTAAGAAATCCTTGTAAACTCCTGCATATTGTTCATTACCATTGTAGCAATCTTAGAAACTACAAAGAAAGATACACCAAAGGAAAAAGAGTTGATAAGTGGAATCATATATTAAGCGGGATAAATATGTCCCCTTTTCTGACCtataagttttgtttttattttgtcttagGGAAGGGAGGGACATTGCGGAGAAGCATCATGCATTTACCCACCTGCTTTTGA
- the LOC136931682 gene encoding uncharacterized protein isoform X1, with translation MIRSRYCLRIAFAILFAVFVTLAQYNFLGFIGCLHFRGHISSTISTGAVEDTARTTEEGMSNARLHLIIQFPVLENLSLAKNKAVVNMRQKEFSYCLQRNLLSPHVQEVHVLFERNEVTRFIKAQNFSMNWKLVFHFLGRRMRYKDAFGYASNVLLQKNTIIMNGDCYIDKGFELLDEGILNNKTMYALTRHETPENVRYCDQKDFCGSKSTYIGSHDAWLFRLKAPFSENFLSQVDYLPNMMGIEQVLIYNLRKHEGFMLRNPCKLLHIVHYHCSNLRNYKERYTKGKRVDKWNHILSGINMSPFLTYKFCFYFVLGKGGTLRRSIMHLPTCF, from the exons ATGATCAGGTCACGATATTGTCTGCGTATAGCCTTTGCTATACTTTTCGCAGTGTTCGTAACACTGGCCCAGTATAACTTTCTGGGATTCATAGGATGCTTGCATTTTCGGGGGCACATTTCCTCGACAATTTCAACAGGAGCAGTTGAGGACACTGCAAGAACCACGGAGGAAG GGATGTCAAATGCTCGATTGCATTTGATTATTCAGTTTCCTGTCCTCGAAAATCTTTCTCTTGCCAAAAACAAGGCTGTAGTTAATATGCGACAGAAAGAATTCAGTTACTGCCTCCAACGAAATTTACTCAGTCCTCAT GTGCAGGAAGTTCATGTCCTATTTGAACGTAACGAGGTAACTCGTTTTATCAAAGCGCAGAACTTCAGCATGAACTGGAAACTGGTGTTTCATTTCCTCGGTCGGCGAATGCGGTACAAAGATGCATTTGGCTACGCCTCTAATGTCCTATTACAAAAAAATACGATAATTATGAATGGAGATTGCTACATTGATAAAGGATTTGAGCTTCTAGACGAGGGGATcttgaacaataaaacaatgtaTGCATTAACAAGACATGAAACTCCAGAAAACGTCCGCTATTGCGATCAAAAAGATTTCTGCGGCTCCAAGTCTACCTACATTGGATCCCATGATGCATGGTTGTTCCGCCTAAAAGCTCCATTTTCTGAAAACTTTCTCAGTCAGGTCGACTACTTGCCAAATATGATGGGGATTGAGCAAGTTTTGATTTACAACCTAAGAAAACATGAGGGATTTATGCTAAGAAATCCTTGTAAACTCCTGCATATTGTTCATTACCATTGTAGCAATCTTAGAAACTACAAAGAAAGATACACCAAAGGAAAAAGAGTTGATAAGTGGAATCATATATTAAGCGGGATAAATATGTCCCCTTTTCTGACCtataagttttgtttttattttgtcttagGGAAGGGAGGGACATTGCGGAGAAGCATCATGCATTTACCCACCTGCTTTTGA
- the LOC136887336 gene encoding peptidyl-prolyl cis-trans isomerase FKBP8-like translates to MEDSFPGKVDQENGSIDSLPEYSNVVSTENPGDGMSSIDEDGATEEKVTRILGHKKDLLDTVSDPIDNCEEKTSIWQTTSRELNGACENEQSTTEGKSSNLMVPRKDEDLPCSNNSEDDIDSTSTQGADKASLAETNSELPDSQPQINDSLVAECGEVRSTDRKSEASGKGETLESEGENLSKDKLVKDADTIKNDNEEAQDTWMDILGNGLLKKRVLREGKGQDSRPDRGQVVTLQVAGRTEDGTAVDWNRSLEFILGDGEVIQAFDLAVALMELDEVCELVTDPKYAYGKAGKPDGNPPIPPDAKLTYELHLLATRDGPNITNMTDEERLILGEKKREIGNNLYTKGDYSGAISSYQKAIKYLSSSISEEVQSLQMKCWNNMAAAQLKIKAYSAAEKSCSQVLQVDPENVKALFRKGKVLAGKGETENALVYIKKADQLDPGNKTIRGEVNRLKQLLALEKQSERSMYRRMVGDFAGANSNTNNRSVFGWPLVFGATVIALGGILMAVYLNRH, encoded by the exons ATGGAGGATAGTTTTCCAGGCAAAGTTGATCAAGAAAACGGCTCCATTGATTCACTGCCAGAATACAGTAATGTCGTAAGTACTGAAAATCCTGGAGATGGCATGAGCTCAATAGATGAAGATGGGGCAACAGAAGAAAAGGTTACACGGATATTAGGTCATAAGAAAGACCTTTTAGACACTGTTTCAGATCCGATTGATAATTGCGAAGAAAAAACTTCAATATGGCAGACAACGTCTCGTGAATTGAACGGTGCCTGTGAAAATGAACAATCTACAACAGAAGGCAAAAGTTCAAACCTCATGGTACCGCGGAAAGACGAGGATCTACCATGTAGTAATAATTCTGAGGATGACATTGACAGTACTTCTACCCAAGGAGCGGATAAAGCATCTCTGGCTGAAACAAACTCCGAACTCCCTGATTCCCAGCCTCAAATTAATGACAGTCTGGTTGCTGAATGTGGGGAGGTCAGATCAACTGACAGAAAAAGTGAGGCATCAGGGAAAGGGGAAACATTGGAGAGCGAAGGAGAGAACCTTAGCAAAGACAAACTTGTCAAAGATGCCGACACCATCAAAAACGATAACGAAGAGGCGCAAGATACATGGATGGATATACTAGGAAATGGTCTGCTTAAAAAAAGG GTTTTGCGAGAAGGAAAAGGACAAGATAGCAGACCAGACAGAGGCCAAGTTGTCACACTTCAAGTAGCTGGACGTACAGAAGATGGTACAGCAGTTGACTGGAACAGAAGTTTGGAGTTTATACTGGGAGATGGAGAAGTCATTCAAG CTTTTGACTTGGCTGTAGCACTGATGGAGCTGGATGAAGTGTGTGAACTTGTTACAGATCCTAAATATGCTTATGGAAAAGCTGGAAA GCCTGATGGAAACCCACCTATCCCCCCTGATGCTAAACTAACTTATGAACTGCACCTGTTAGCGACACGAGATGGACCTAATATCACCAATATGACAGATGAAGAAAGACTAATCCTTGG AGAGAAAAAGAGGGAAATTGGAAACAACTTGTACACCAAGGGTGACTACTCTGGGGCAATCAGCAGTTATCAAAA GGCTATTAAATATCTTTCATCATCCATCTCAGAG GAGGTTCAGAGCTTACAAATGAAATGCTGGAACAATATGGCAGCTGCACAATTGAAG ATAAAAGCTTATTCCGCTGCTGAGAAATCATGCTCTCAAGTGTTGCAAGTTGATCCTGAGAATGTCAAAGCTCTGTTCAGAAAAGGCAAG GTGTTAGCTGGGAAAGGTGAAACTGAAAATGCTCTGGTGTATATCAAGAAAGCTGATCAATTAGACCCGGGAAATAAA acAATACGAGGAGAAGTTAATAGATTAAAACAGTTACTGGCCTTAGAAAAACAGAGCGAGAGAAGCATGTATCGGCGAATGGTAGGAGACTTTGCGGGTGCAAACAGCAACACAAACAACCGCTCG GTGTTTGGTTGGCCGCTTGTGTTTGGAGCTACAGTTATTGCTCTTGGAGGTATACTTATGGCCGTCTACCTCAACAGACATTGA